A single region of the Mechercharimyces sp. CAU 1602 genome encodes:
- the bioF gene encoding 8-amino-7-oxononanoate synthase — MNLWENELKKRLQRIETAGCYRQLHPVEGAVGSALTRNGKKLINLSSNNYLGFAGLKEVQDGARQALERGGSSTASRLIVGTDEATVNLEKEIAAWKGKEAALLFGSGFLANIGVLSSLLRRGDAVFSDELNHASIIDGIRLSHAERYRYRHRDMGQLEQQLVDAETRGIQHKLIVSDSVFSMDGDEAPLLQLIELKKKYGAALILDEAHASGVWGAEGAGLAHHYGVADEVDLLMGTFSKAFGAYGAYVAGERVWIDYLINSARSFIYTTALPPATIGTIAAALEVVRSAEERRCMLKQKADWFRTHLRERGWETAGSTTQIIPLLIGSSERAMKVSQQLIDEGILAVAIRPPTVPAGRARLRFSLMATHTEEELEHVVKVLARMSVPSSI; from the coding sequence GTGAACCTGTGGGAGAACGAGCTAAAGAAGAGGTTACAACGGATTGAAACAGCGGGGTGTTATCGTCAACTACATCCCGTTGAAGGAGCGGTTGGTTCAGCACTCACCCGCAATGGGAAGAAGCTAATCAATCTATCCTCCAACAACTATCTAGGGTTTGCAGGTTTAAAAGAAGTACAAGATGGGGCTCGCCAAGCATTGGAACGTGGTGGAAGCAGTACTGCATCGCGCTTGATTGTGGGGACGGATGAGGCGACTGTAAATTTGGAAAAGGAGATTGCCGCCTGGAAAGGAAAAGAGGCGGCGCTCCTTTTTGGCAGTGGTTTCTTAGCTAATATTGGGGTATTATCTTCGTTGCTGCGTCGTGGAGATGCCGTGTTTAGTGACGAACTAAACCATGCGAGTATCATTGATGGTATTCGCCTATCTCATGCTGAGCGATACCGTTATCGTCACCGGGATATGGGACAATTAGAGCAGCAGCTAGTAGATGCGGAGACAAGAGGTATCCAACACAAGCTGATCGTCAGCGATTCGGTTTTCAGCATGGATGGGGATGAAGCACCTCTGTTACAACTCATTGAACTAAAAAAGAAATATGGAGCAGCATTAATATTGGATGAAGCGCATGCAAGTGGGGTGTGGGGAGCGGAAGGTGCTGGTTTAGCTCACCACTATGGTGTAGCAGATGAAGTAGATCTTTTGATGGGCACCTTCAGTAAAGCATTTGGCGCTTATGGTGCATACGTAGCAGGAGAGAGGGTGTGGATCGACTATCTGATCAATTCCGCTCGCTCATTTATATATACAACCGCCTTACCACCTGCTACGATTGGTACGATAGCAGCTGCGTTGGAAGTGGTCAGAAGTGCGGAGGAAAGGCGCTGCATGCTGAAACAAAAAGCTGACTGGTTTCGTACGCATTTGCGCGAGCGAGGGTGGGAAACAGCTGGTTCCACAACCCAAATCATACCGCTACTGATTGGGTCGAGTGAACGAGCAATGAAAGTAAGTCAGCAGCTCATCGACGAAGGCATCCTGGCAGTGGCAATTCGCCCCCCAACCGTACCAGCAGGTAGAGCACGCCTCCGCTTCTCATTGATGGCGACGCACACGGAGGAGGAACTGGAGCATGTCGTAAAAGTGCTGGCGCGGATGTCTGTTCCTTCTTCTATTTAA
- the bioB gene encoding biotin synthase BioB has product MKAITSVRWEQLADQVLAGESLTRTEALSLLAVEDEELLTLLQAAFKIRHHYFGKKVKLNMIINAKSGLCPEDCGYCSQSIVSDAPIQKYRFLDKETLVAGAHAAWERKAGTYCIVASGRGPSRREVEQVVEAVKEIKSELPLKICACLGILNEEQAQKLKEAGVDRYNHNLNTSADHHDKITHTHTYDDRVNTVKKAKGAGISPCSGCIVGMGESDEQIVDIAESLRDLDADSIPVNFLHAIPGTPLEGVEELNPRRCLKILALFRFINPTKEIRVSGGREVNLRTLQPLAFYAANATFIGDYLTTEGQQAEADHQMIADLGFEIEECAL; this is encoded by the coding sequence ATGAAAGCGATTACATCGGTGCGATGGGAACAGCTTGCAGACCAGGTATTGGCGGGAGAAAGCTTAACACGAACAGAAGCGTTGTCCTTGTTGGCAGTAGAGGATGAAGAATTACTTACACTATTGCAAGCGGCATTTAAAATACGCCATCACTATTTTGGTAAAAAAGTAAAGCTAAATATGATTATTAATGCAAAGAGTGGTCTTTGCCCAGAAGATTGTGGATACTGCTCCCAGTCAATCGTGTCCGATGCTCCCATTCAAAAGTATCGCTTTTTAGATAAAGAAACGTTGGTTGCAGGCGCACATGCCGCCTGGGAACGAAAAGCAGGTACGTATTGTATCGTAGCAAGTGGTCGGGGCCCGAGCCGGCGTGAAGTGGAGCAAGTAGTAGAAGCAGTAAAGGAGATTAAATCAGAGTTACCTCTTAAAATATGTGCCTGTCTCGGTATCCTTAATGAGGAACAAGCGCAAAAATTAAAAGAAGCAGGCGTAGATCGCTACAACCATAACTTAAATACCAGTGCTGACCATCATGATAAAATTACACACACCCATACTTATGATGATCGTGTAAATACAGTAAAAAAGGCAAAGGGAGCAGGGATTTCTCCGTGCTCTGGTTGTATAGTAGGCATGGGCGAATCGGATGAGCAAATTGTTGATATTGCTGAATCGTTGCGTGATCTGGATGCAGACTCGATTCCGGTTAATTTTTTGCATGCGATTCCGGGTACCCCACTAGAAGGAGTAGAGGAGTTAAATCCTCGTCGCTGCCTAAAAATTCTTGCACTCTTCCGCTTTATTAACCCTACGAAAGAGATCCGCGTATCAGGGGGAAGAGAAGTTAATCTGCGTACACTTCAACCACTCGCCTTTTATGCCGCCAACGCCACATTTATCGGGGACTACCTTACGACAGAGGGGCAACAAGCAGAAGCTGATCATCAGATGATCGCTGACCTCGGCTTTGAGATCGAGGAATGTGCGTTGTGA
- a CDS encoding sporulation protein, with the protein MFKTMLASLGIGAAKIDLVLDQDHVTMGEEVTGEIRLQGGEVEQRMEYLSVHFCVQSHFSMGDQVMNVDERVDTIPIVKSPFTVQASEEQTFPFSFICPEYLPVSSINTKYYFLTNLEIEKGMDAKDRDYINVLPAGLLKNFMDGFTRLGFRHIGEGYTGRRHGSAQIIQFYPTEWLKGKYDEIVFNFQPGATQSRIEGFFELDKRTAGLEGYLADKLDLDEKKGRFAFTADQLATVEKAEATIRQFIIDNSKGLIGI; encoded by the coding sequence ATGTTTAAAACGATGCTAGCATCACTCGGAATTGGCGCGGCTAAAATTGATCTCGTGTTGGATCAAGATCATGTCACGATGGGTGAAGAGGTCACAGGAGAAATAAGACTTCAGGGTGGAGAAGTGGAACAGCGCATGGAATATTTATCTGTTCATTTTTGTGTACAGTCTCATTTCTCTATGGGAGATCAGGTGATGAATGTGGATGAACGGGTGGATACGATTCCGATCGTAAAAAGCCCATTTACTGTGCAAGCTTCAGAAGAACAAACGTTCCCTTTTTCTTTCATCTGCCCAGAATATTTACCCGTCTCATCTATTAACACGAAGTATTATTTTCTGACCAATTTGGAGATTGAGAAAGGTATGGATGCGAAAGACCGTGACTATATCAACGTACTGCCCGCTGGATTGTTGAAAAACTTTATGGATGGTTTCACACGTCTCGGTTTTCGTCATATCGGGGAAGGATATACGGGTCGTCGACATGGCTCAGCGCAAATCATTCAGTTTTATCCGACGGAGTGGTTGAAAGGGAAGTATGATGAGATTGTGTTCAATTTTCAACCAGGGGCGACTCAAAGCCGTATAGAAGGATTTTTTGAGTTGGATAAGCGCACGGCGGGCTTAGAAGGCTATCTGGCGGATAAGTTGGATTTAGATGAGAAGAAGGGGCGTTTTGCGTTTACCGCTGATCAGTTAGCGACGGTGGAAAAAGCAGAAGCGACGATCCGTCAGTTTATTATCGATAACTCTAAAGGGTTGATCGGAATATGA
- a CDS encoding IS1182 family transposase, whose product MLRSTNHTQSEMEFVCIEELVPQDHLLRKIDQYIDFSFITEKVRPLYCENNGRPSIDPIVLFKMMFIGYLYGIRSERQLEREVRVNVAYRWFLGLHLTDPVPDHSTISWNRRTRFKGTSIFQEIFDEIVLQAMNHRMVGGRVLMTDSTHLKANANKRKFKKERVKGQTRAYLEELNQAIEEDRKDHGKKPLKEKEEVKETKEVKVSSTDPESGYMYREGKPEGFFYLDHRTTDIKYNIITDVHVTAGNVHDSIPYLERLDRQKQRFQFEVEAVALDAGYLTNPICKGLSDRNIFGVIGHRRYSPTKGLMPKWKFQYDETNDTYLCPNRQTLAYSTTDRQGYRQYKSDPKNCSTCSLLTSCTRSRNHQKVLTRHVWEEHKEKVRTNRLSSEGKLLYKKRKETIERSFADGKELHGLRYCRLRGRENVEEQALMTATAQNIKKIANHLARMN is encoded by the coding sequence ATGCTACGTTCAACGAATCACACTCAGTCTGAGATGGAATTTGTTTGCATAGAGGAGCTTGTTCCCCAGGATCATCTTCTCCGCAAGATCGACCAATATATCGATTTTTCATTTATCACGGAGAAGGTTCGCCCTCTTTATTGTGAAAATAATGGCCGCCCCTCCATCGATCCTATCGTTCTATTCAAAATGATGTTCATCGGTTATCTCTATGGCATTCGTTCGGAGAGACAATTGGAACGAGAGGTTCGTGTAAATGTAGCTTATCGTTGGTTTTTAGGATTACATTTGACGGATCCGGTTCCTGATCATTCCACGATCAGCTGGAATCGTCGAACTCGCTTTAAAGGAACCTCCATTTTCCAAGAGATCTTTGATGAGATTGTCCTGCAAGCCATGAATCACCGCATGGTGGGTGGACGGGTGTTGATGACGGATTCGACCCACCTAAAAGCCAACGCGAACAAACGAAAGTTTAAAAAAGAGAGGGTAAAAGGACAGACTCGTGCCTACCTAGAAGAACTAAATCAGGCCATCGAAGAGGATCGGAAGGATCACGGAAAAAAGCCATTAAAAGAAAAGGAGGAGGTGAAGGAGACAAAGGAAGTGAAGGTGAGTTCGACAGATCCTGAGAGTGGCTATATGTATCGAGAAGGGAAACCTGAAGGGTTTTTCTATCTCGATCATCGCACGACAGATATCAAATACAACATCATTACCGATGTCCATGTGACGGCAGGAAATGTGCATGATTCTATCCCCTACCTCGAGCGGTTAGACCGTCAAAAACAACGATTTCAATTTGAGGTTGAAGCAGTAGCTTTAGATGCAGGCTATCTTACCAATCCCATTTGTAAAGGGTTGAGTGATCGGAATATCTTTGGAGTCATCGGACATCGTCGGTATTCACCCACTAAAGGACTCATGCCCAAATGGAAATTTCAATATGATGAAACGAACGATACGTATTTGTGTCCAAATAGACAGACACTCGCGTATAGTACAACCGATCGTCAAGGGTACCGTCAATACAAATCGGATCCAAAGAATTGTTCCACGTGTTCTCTACTCACATCGTGTACACGTTCAAGGAACCATCAAAAGGTCCTGACGCGCCACGTATGGGAAGAGCATAAAGAAAAGGTGCGAACGAATCGGCTTTCATCCGAGGGCAAGCTCCTTTACAAAAAAAGAAAAGAGACTATTGAGCGAAGCTTTGCAGATGGAAAAGAACTGCATGGGCTTCGCTATTGCCGGTTGCGAGGACGGGAAAATGTCGAGGAGCAGGCGCTGATGACAGCGACTGCGCAGAACATCAAGAAGATTGCCAACCACCTAGCTCGTATGAACTAG